The DNA window tacctacaataaaaactacatttagaaaaccttcgccgaatattgaaactgatttttctccatttgagtacattgcgacttaggccctaatgaaagatctgtgtcgactTATCAATCTGGACACAACCATCGCTACTGAATGATCTTTCAAATCAAGCAGTACTTAATTCATGATTGTCTATCCCTTGATCATCGGAATTGTCAGTGATATGATCACAAACAGGTATTCTGGTTTTTTCCTGGAGCTCTGAAAATAATCCCAATTTAGtttcaatcaaaaaaatacttttactTAAGCCTTATGACAAGAATTGTAAGTAACATCATTTTTACTAGCATGGGCGGAAGTTTCGTGAGTTCTTTACACGATAAATCttacgagttttttttttgaaagagccaataagcatactgtcaaaattcactttgaggggAAATTTCACACAAACCATTACTCCCCGATTATAAATCAGCGAAGgaaacgaacgagaaaacttttctttcatttcaagagtgctgattcaaatggaccttagtgacaaatgtaaacaaactgagttatttgcagcacagcatgtgattacaacatagctaacgaataccgaaaaccaggattcattatacacagtatttatcaaaataacaagcattatataaaaagtcgcaaagttttcatgatcatattttgaaattttgcacttgagaccttttaaaatgaaaggacctatgcgcgaaatatttcaaaacctctgcaactgttcataggcgccatgcaaaaacgacgcaagattcatttcattccatgTTTTCCCCACTGCACATAGGTACCTAGTAAAAACGtcctaagcatcaaaataaaagaaattattttcttctgttcatgcgacttattttcgaagttAAATTTAATAAGTATAataattaaatgataattggaaagcttagttattctaaagtaacatgccattcgttggttttaaccacttccagccaatgatttgttaatataaactaaagtttctcgcattttttttctgcaagacttctgttaaatccagtgcaactatttaccatagtaatgaagaacattcgtattccggtgctcattttgtcgaaaactttgaagaaattcaatattcgtcgtaagagctacctttgctgaaaaaagccgtatgtgcagcgtcgtatgattctTGGGCCCGAAAAGAAGACCTATGTGAAAggtcctataattttcaaaaggacgcatcattctaaagcgcttaaaaactacattagcactaaacatttcatattttttgcattatttaccTAAAGAGCATAGTCCTTAGACTATATTGGCATAATTGTTCCATCAAAACGCATATTTGTTCTTTAATAGGGATTTGTTTTAGGTCCATGAAACTTcagcctcgtttttctcagttcgagctcaatgtcacttaggaccttttgaataagtactcttgatTTAATGTTAACAGTTACGGTTTGTTCAGCATTTTTTTCTCACAGAATTTCAACAGTACCCAGTCActaaattttctggcagagactgttctgctagatttctgtaagtcttggtttggcagccttgtcagatttctgcgcgtatcctgccGGGTTAGTTgaactagggcgaactcggtttcgctcgcgttttctggcaaattttgacaggaaccgagcaaaaccctggcataattCGGAAATAAatcgtgcaaagatcctggcaattcctaccgggtagaatttagcacgaatcgagcaagacatctgacaaagatgtggcaggaagcatACAGAAACCATTTCTGGCTGGAATCTggctaaaagtgagcagcatcggttagtttaaccgcttctgtcagaaacagttgttgcatttgagcgaattctttgccagaattttcgcacaaatcgcgcaaaatactGGCAGAAACGCTGCcagaatcaatttcgctttgctcaacttttgctaattttctgattgccacggtgactgggtatgcttattggccgtttgtttacaaaaaaaaaacgcgcgTTAAATACATTGTTGGCACCCAATCCACATTCTTCCGGATCAACCGGAAAGTTAGTCGAAAAATGTCGACTACACACTCGATGATTCGTGATGTTAACAGTCCCGGAAGCTTTCATCCAGTGTAAACGACGTAGATCCCATGATTTTCGTTCATATTTTGAGCCATTTAATCGTACAGCCGGGAACCTGAACAACCTGTCTGTTATATCTCCGGAATAAGCTTTACATCCGGGCACGAAACAATTTAAAACCACTATAAATATTTTGCACATTCTAATTCAAATGTTTGAATTGACTCACAGTAAACTGACAGTTTTTCATATGAAGGCTGTATACATaggaaaacaaatcgacttTCATGCAAGCTTGTGTACAATAAACATTTTTTATGCGTTTCACCACAGATAACAAACGTTTAAGCTCGATTCGAAATGTGtgcacgcagaattttatttattcatcgatagcatacttttctatctggctctcgtttcttctgctgtaaattttttgcattggacatattcagTCTATTTCATTATTGGCTGTTTATtagaagtatatgctagaatatgcataaaaatcacagcagaataaaagagacgggTATAGAAAGTATTCTAACTccgcatatttttgtttctcattgTGTAAACACCCGTAACTGCGTAATTTCGAATAAACTGGACGTCTGAAACGACTATCAATCGGAAAATTTGcacatgttttgaaataaattatgttctatccttatgtcgtttttgtttgaagcgaaactgagtcaggttctaaccctacccagttaagctcagccggaatgctggctggttctaattcgtattccgtcTCCAGTGACCCGAGCGATATTAGTTTGAGTACTGACTGTTGTTATAGTCATTAGCGGATGGATGGCTCAACTATACGGTGGATATGGGTTGGAACTGGAACGGTATATGTGCTTTATGTACTGGCTACTCAACATGCACTAGATTCGCGAAGTTTTCTTTTACTCAAGTTCATGAAAAGATGCACACCAAGCAACATTATTTATAATGTAATTAAACAGTATTTCAGCACATCTGAAAAGCTGCAACTGGGCATTCAGCTAGAATATTATTTCTGTcaagaaaaacaaaatttgtcgttcCGTGCCCACTTATTTCTAGTATATCTTATAAAGCACCATACAGCGAAAGGTAAGCAGGCACCTAGAGCCTCGGAGACACAAGTAATTCCAATTGTACAGAATTGTAATTCTCTTCGATCTCGGCTTTCGATTCAAAGGCACTCATTATCACACGACTTACAAGTCGCCTCAACTAACCACACTATTATGAATTAGATTTATCTGGCTGGAGTACTCGAAGGCGTCTTTCAAATTGTGAAACTTCATCAGTAGTCAAGCAGTGGTGCAATATCGTAAATTCAGTTGCTTATTGcggcttgcatttaccgaaaataATTGATCCCCTTCCAAAGTGACTCGCTTCACGTAGAATCGAATACTTGAGCCCAGAGGAAatgtaaattcattcaccaacctaAGAATTCATTTGCTGAAACCGCAACTATCTGATTGACTGTGCTGCAAGCAAACGAGTGAATGGCGAGATTTGCAAACGTAAAATTCAGCACGGTGGGCATGGATTGAATTTCgttcctctttcaagctcacaCGGGTATGCCAATTTTTCTGATCTCTGGGTTCCAGTGCATTCCTGAAAGACGTTTATGCACCAAGCGAGGGGAAATTTGATATAATGAAGTTCTCGACCGTAGTATCCAACTGAGAGTCACACGATCGCAAGAAGACGAACACCATAAATTGGTGCAACTGACCGCATCAATATTCAACCGATGTCCTTATCATAACCGACACTCTGGTAtgcttaaggttgcacagagaatgcgcaaaatttgcaaacgaaaaaagcagtttttttccacaccgtatgtcagatcttcatacaaatcaatcagcagtactgtaacaacattctacatacgctgattgatttttatgaagatctgacatacggtgcggaaaaaaactgcttttttcgtttgcaaatTTGGGCATtgtctgtgcaaccttaaagcaATGTTGTTCAATCGGCAACATTTTGGTCGAGTGTTTTAGGTACCctaataaaaaattatatacGCACTTTAGCCCATATAGTACAACGATTCCACAcgttgtttggatgataccctgcacaggtcgttaggctctgaaatcatacgatgtttattagggtatCTGTTAAATAAACACCACGTGTATATCGATTTCCATCAATTCAATGATTTAGATGTCCATCAATGACATGGATGGACATCTAAATCCTCCATCGCCAAATTACCGAATcgcaaaaaaatatacacactTAAATCACTTGTCCTTGTTTCGTCGTTGGAAAACACGGGAGAGGGAATAATTATTAATACAAAATTAATGGGGTCGGCTTTGGGgaatatttcattattttttggggTAGTATTAGGCTCTCTCTTTTATGTTTCAGTGGATGATGTAGAATGCACAGATTTCAGATTCCTGCGGCTAAGTAATGCAAGTTCTCCAAAAgacaaaaaactaaaaaaaaatgcggTCATTCCGTCGTTTGGCGTAATTGTTTACAGCTTCGTGTTTATGTGAAGAAAGAAGAAAAACAGCGACATTTCGCCATCTACTCTCACATTGATTGTCGCTCTTTCCTTTAAACTCGATGAAACATCCTGCGTGATATCTCAAGGAGTAGTTGAACAGTAAAACATGGTTGCTGGAGGTGataatatttgaaaagttatgttaGTTTAATTATAGTTTTCCCATAGTCGTATGTTATCTTATTAATGGAGGGAAGGGAGgggagttgcttctctaatttccggccatcacatcatacgatttggtattcttagtatgtataactAACATAAAGATAGGACACAAGATGCTGCaagcgcactaaaatcctgtcaattctatttttcattggattgtctgctctaaatattatcaaaaaacGTAGATGATGTAACGTATTGACCGTTGGAAAAGAGTGCGACGTCGTACTAGTAGAGCTGGGATAATAAATTGAATAACAATTGGAAAAAAAAGCTTGGAGAGCACGTGTACTTTggactatttttttttcttttatgcgAAACATTGTTAActaatatcacgtaacatcgataATCGAGCAGTGGAATTAAGGCCAAGTTTCCTCTGGGTCGGGCAAAACTGAgcagcaacatcaatttagacACAGAGGACAGACGGAAATCTATGACGCAACCAAAGATAATTGTGATGTCCCCCCATTATTCCGTTTAATTCGTGAGTTTTACTAAATTGACAGTGGACCACACAATTAATGTCTAAGTACCGTCATAATTATTTTGGGATATACCAGTTTGATGGCCATAGTGTTCTAGCAGATATTAGTTCAAATGGCAAAACACGTATTTTAATCTTGCTTGTACAaacatggatgtctgttctcagCGGTTTAGTTGTAACatataaaaaatttgaattgaatATGCAGATGGTATAGCGGACAGGAGATGCAGCCACGACATTCCCAAATTCTTGAGGGCAGTTAAGGGCGACCAAACCTCGTACCTCACTCACTGTGGGTTGCTCCTATCAGATCTCTAATGGAACTTCCTAtacaagtccaacaggcagtggTATCAGACTCAGAGGAACGACAGCACTGAGGGAGATACGATGTTAATCAGTTCtttcttttttcccttttttctctttttcttttcttttttcaatAAACAGGAAATACAGGAAATATTGATACTAGTTGAATGAAACATAAGTAGAAGATGGGAAAGAAGGTAGAAAACTGGAAAACGGATAAGTTCTTCAATAAACATGTAtaaatttatatatatatacaaatcaaaacaatacactaaatacgcgtcgatttcttcCTGTAAAGAATCGAAAGTTTTATTGTAAAGTTAAAATCCTATCaatacaaacattacattaaggcggggctggttgatggaacgatgacctcggaacatatCTTGCGCTGTATACGAAATGGATCATCGGAAAgccaattgagctaacacctacctaaatccgtGAAATAACTTGTTGCATGAatatgtttaaatacatgcaaacattttttttctgtaaatcactactaGCTAGTGGGGGATacgatggttaacacacacacagtcGTATGTTATCTGATTAATCCTAAGCGTTACGACTTATATGAAATGTTCGCAGGAGTAAGGACGCATTAGTTGGCAATATATCGCATTGTTAACCCGAATAgcaatgtacagtaacaaaaccatgattttcactgtgacagtacagtaattttacaataatttacagtaagttctaGTGTTATACtagaatacaaaaacaataaactttgacGTAAATacagtaaatttaaaaatcgatttttgcagCGCAAATGGGGTGGTTATGTATTTTAACattagaaaatcgatttttctccttACATACTTTTCCTGAAAACAGGAAAACTTAATGTGAATTTACGGTACCAGTTTTTGATGAAGagtaaaattgattgttacatgaaatttaaatctactgcgagaactcggcgacgaacaatgttgaaacagtaataactataatatttattgtttttatgattgtttgtagaaTAAATGCGGTTGTGCTTAAAACTCGTAATGAACTTTATAATTTCGTTTCAACCGCACAACTCTACTTGGTCGCAAACTTCAAACTCCTTTTTCTCTATTCTGCCAAAATGTTAATACATTgtaaacccgtttttatcagcccctttggtGTATCTTTGGTTGACAAAATGGAGGCAATGATAAAACATatctatttttttcttatataaaccgaagctgttaaaatattcaacattattccataccctaataaaaaaaattatacacgaactttaacccatatagtccaacgattccacatattgtttggattatatgtaccctgaacaggtcgttaggctcttggatcataagatgtttattagggtatACATAGCCTCATAAACCTGGCTGGTTAACGAAATCGGATCGAAAGGCTGACAAAATTAGgaactgataaaaacgggttttcactgtacgCCGTTTTGAAAACCCAGCCTAGATatactagagcactctagttagagtgtggccaagaggccatgacgtatccaaacgaacatgaaatttgacatatttctattgtgtatacgtcaaattccatgttcgtttggatacgtcatggcctcttggccacactctaactagagtgctctaagaTATACTCCTATACTTTGCAAACAAGATCGCATTCAATCTGCCCACCATTCCGTCTGATTCAGACGCATTTATCCAGCCAACCGGGCGGCTATCGCCTGTCAGATTGATTATCTTCTTCGCTGTCATCGTCCATTCCCGATCCATCACGGATTGCTCCGCAGTTTTGTAAAGTTTTTCGATTCTGTCCGATGTGCAGAAGCCGTCGTAATCAacgaaataattattttctgaaaataACCATTCAGTTGCGAATCGTGTCCAATAATCGGTGCTAATCGGGAGTGTACAGTTTTTTTACGAACGAAAACTTGCGGCCAGCTAACAAAAGCAACAGTGATAATGAGTGACATCGAGgcgaatttttttgttcgatcctTCATACGCTTCCTAAATAGCCAGCTGGAGCAGCCGAACTTTAGTTCCGACTCCCGGGAAAGTCTCGAGGTTGCGATCCAGTGTCTGGAGAATGTGTACGAAATTTCACCGGAGGAGGGTGGCGGTGAGAATGGGAGCAGCCAGGAGAATCCGCTTAATCACATTGATCTGTTTGAGGTGTACCGAGGTGCGTTCACGAATGTCAGCCCGGAACGTAAGCAGGAAGCGGAGAATTTAAAGAACGAGGGTAATCGGTTGATGAAGGAAGAAAAGTACCAGGAAGCGCTTAATCTTTATGGAAGGtgaggtttttttttgcagttcGCATTTGGAAATTATTATTTACTAACGTTTCCACCGATAGAGCCATCACTCTGGATGCCACCAACCCGGTGTTCTACTGCAACCGTGCAGCAGCGTACAGCCGTATGGGAGATTATCAGCGAGCTGCGGACGATTGTCGGATGTCGCTGCGATATGATCCGAACTATAGCAAAGCTTATGGCCGGCTGGGGCTTGCCTATTCGAAAATGAACTTGCACGATCAAGCACTGGAAGCGTATCAGAATGCCCTTCGGATCGAGCCGGATAATCAAGACTATAAAAATAATATGAGTGTTACACAGCAACGGCTGGAAGAGCTACGATCAGCTCCAGGTTCTGCGGTACGTCCCGAGCTAGGGTCTCTTCCAAATGCTGCAGCTCCCGGTGGGCTACCCGATTTCAACTTTGCCGCCGTCCTTAACAATCCTGCACTGGTTAGTATGGCCACCCGAATGATGCATGATCCGGCAATTCAGAATATGTAGGTTTCGTTATTGATCTAATTAACAATTAGCAAGTATATTTAACGTCAATATGTTTCGACAGGTTGGGCCAACTGAGTGGCATGAACAATGTAGATGCATTGCTGGAAACCGGCCGACAGATGGCCATGCAGATGAACAGCCAGAATCCGGACATGTTCGCGAATGTGCTCCGACAGATGGAGCAGAATGGGCAGTTTCCCCCACCTGGTGGAGCTCCCGAGGGAGAaggaaataatcaaaataatggCGATAATAGCGATAACCAGAAGCCGCCTCCAGCGAGTTCATAAGCATTTTTGTTCAGGTCAGACGAAGCCGACTGGGAATTGATTGCATCATCCCCTCGCGGGTTGTTCGGAAATATTTTAGTGTAATTTCTCCTGAATGAGTTTTTTAATGAGGGGAAGCAAGCAAGATTCGATTCCAACCCtggaaatagaaacaaaaacttGCATGGATTGGATAGAATTTTTCCGCGCTCATCAACTTTTCGACTATACCTATAACCCTTAACCAGCAAACAATGTTGATGAGTGATGTATTGTTTGTTTTAGTTCTTCTAGAGGATTCAATAAATCTTTAACCTAGGTGcaaaaaagccaaaataaattcaatGCGTGTATTGAATCGGATCGAAAGACCATAGAAAGTCCTTTGTACCACGCGATTACCGTCGTTATTATGGGCCATATTCTCACAGCGACGTTACccggtgactagaaggaaatttccttctagtcagtAGGGTACGTGACTGAGAATGCGTAGAGCGAACGTACCGCTGGCtacgtaatgcagcatactggggagttcgcccagctcctcccaggctccgttcgtcATTAATATTTTGAGCCCTCTCAACAATTTAAACCATAGAACGAGTCGCaagacactatggaattggagttccctgtttggtgggtttttaccaccggaacaggtggtcggtagtgtaattcttagccggttgaaactaccactaccgacaccacggcttatctaggctgttggGAGAAATAAGCTGATATTGAATGCAAGTAACGCGTTGCCCACtactagcacagagaacagacgtccatcttcagcattaaacttgtgtaaaatctccaacggtttcgaaggtagttgggatattcaaactaggtgcgctactgtcgtcatgttttttgtggctgagttcgactgaattgacagcggttattcctctacccaaactagtccggaaccggttcggatttccagtatgaattccagccCAAATGCATaaaccgattgagtcgaaatcggttgttttctttgagcaagattccatactgaatccattcaggatttcgaaccggttccggaacgaatttgacggatagttgggataggttggttcGGTGGCGCTattgtttatcgtatattaattcaaatgtttacacacgttttttaaatatttttgttcgatcatggatgtctgttctctgtgctactaGGGTTCTGAATGCACGGCGGACCCTTCttgtcagggcggcctaggtgcttcaaccggaatttcggattttcgtatgtAAAACAAAAAGGGAAAAACAAACTAAATTTTATCGTGTTCATTGTCCTCCAACTCTCCAGTGCTGATCGCTTCTTAGGTCCGCCACTGCGgacgatggcgggaaggcgACGGAATTTTCCGACCGGCTGGGACTCCAACGGCCGTGTTCTCCTGCTGGTATCGTTGGCTGCTATTGCGGCGATCATTGTCGTTTAGCTAGGAAGacgagcttggctcctttgttggatcctccctagcgacgttggcgaactATCGCCGGGTCTAAACATTCCTCGTGAATGGCCCaggtccgccctgcttcgttctatTTGgtaattaactgtggaggaaaGCTAGGCTCGGTCGACAGATCCTCCACAGTGATGACGGTTAtcgcttgggtcctttttatttAACCGGAGAAGCAAGCGATTGGCAATTAGCTTATGTTATGGCGCGACTCAACATCATAAAACATCGAGCATCAGGACCATgggccggcactttcgacggGAATCTACCGTCGCACttacccggtcagcgtggcaatcagaaagttagcaaaagttgagcaaacaGAAATTGATGCTGGCGAGTTCCTG is part of the Topomyia yanbarensis strain Yona2022 chromosome 1, ASM3024719v1, whole genome shotgun sequence genome and encodes:
- the LOC131677186 gene encoding small glutamine-rich tetratricopeptide repeat-containing protein beta-like, coding for MSDIEANFFVRSFIRFLNSQLEQPNFSSDSRESLEVAIQCLENVYEISPEEGGGENGSSQENPLNHIDLFEVYRGAFTNVSPERKQEAENLKNEGNRLMKEEKYQEALNLYGRAITLDATNPVFYCNRAAAYSRMGDYQRAADDCRMSLRYDPNYSKAYGRLGLAYSKMNLHDQALEAYQNALRIEPDNQDYKNNMSVTQQRLEELRSAPGSAVRPELGSLPNAAAPGGLPDFNFAAVLNNPALVSMATRMMHDPAIQNMLGQLSGMNNVDALLETGRQMAMQMNSQNPDMFANVLRQMEQNGQFPPPGGAPEGEGNNQNNGDNSDNQKPPPASS